In Embleya scabrispora, the DNA window GTTCCGGCCGGTCGCGGATAACACTGCTTGGCCAACTCGGCCTCTTCGGCGCTCAGTCCCGCGCCGGGTGCCTCCGGTGTCGCCGCCGGTGGTGTCGTACTCGGTGGTGCCGAACTCGGGGGGGCACTCGGGCTCATGGTCGTGCCGCCCTTGCCCCGACCACCCGGCTCGGTGGGCGGCGCGGTCGAACTCCGGCCGCTGCGCGAGGCCGTGGTCGAGGTGTGCTTGGCGGCGGGCAGGTTGGTCTGCAGCGCCGCGGGGAGGCCCTGGACCTGCTGGGGGAACGCGTCCACGCTGCCCGCCGGCTGGGCGCCCGGGTTGCCGGGAGTCTCGTTCTTCCTCATGTCCTGCGCCGCGTACGACCTGCGGCACACGTCGGCCTGCCGCTTGAGCCGGTCGATGGTGTGCCGGGCCTCGCTCAGACTGGACGCGTCCAGCGTGCTGTTGACCGCGTCCCGATTGGTCTGGCCGAGCAGCGACAACTTCAGGTCGTCGTAACTCTGGTACGTGCTGGCGAGGTTGAGGCCCAGGATCTTCGAGTCGATCCCCCGGTAGATCGCTACGTGGTCTCCTTTGTCGGCCACGAAGTATTGCGTCTGGGTCCAGTAGTAGGCGCCGCCGAGCGCCGCCACCAGCACCGCGACGCCGCCCCAGACGGGCAGCGTCTTGCGCAGGGTGGACTTCGGCTTGGGCTTGCGCCGGCTGCCCGGCTCGGAGACCAGGGCCTCGGTCTCGTACTCGCCGGCGGTCAGCTCCCGGGCCCGGGAGGCCGGGGTGGTCGGCAGCGTCGTGGTGTCGTCCACCACGGCCGCGACCGCCCCCACCACGATCGGGCTGTCGGAGGGCTGGTCGGAGGGGTCGACCACGTCCGCGACGATGCAGGTGATGTTGTCCGGGCCGCCGCCGCGCAGCGCGAGCTGGATCAGCTCCTGGACCGCGTCGTTCGGATTGCCGTAGGTGAGGAGGGTGGTCTCCATCGTCTCCCGGCTGACCACCCCCGACAGGCCGTCGCTGCAGATGAGGTACCGGTCGCCGGGCCGGGCCTCGCGCACCGACAGGTCCGGCTCGACGTGGCCGCGCCCGTCCAGCGCGCGCATCAGCAGCGAGCGCTGCGGATGGTGGTCGGCCTCCTCCTCGGTGATCCGACCCTCGTCGACCAGGCGCTGCACCCAGGTGTGGTCCTGGGTGATCTGCTCCAGGGCGCCGTCACGCAGGAGGTAGGCGCGGGAGTCGCCGATGTGGGCGAGGCCGAGTCGGCTCCCGGTCCACAACAGCGCGGTCAACGTGGTCCCCATGCCCTCGAGCTGGGGATCGTCGTCGACCATCACGCGCAGTCGGTCGTTGGCACGATCGACCGCCGAACGCAGCGCGTCGAGCAGGTCGGCCCCGGGCACGTCCTCGTCGAGTTCGACGATGGTGGACAGGACTTCGGAGCTGGCGACTTCGCCCGCTGCCTGCCCGCCCATGCCGTCGGCGACCGCGAGCAGGCGAGGACCGGCATACCCGGAGTCCTCGTTGCCTTCTCGGATCATGCCCTTGTGGGATCCGGCGGCGAAGCGGAGAGAGAGGCTCATTCAGGCTACCTGCGCAGCTCGATAACGGTCTTGCCGATGCGGATCGGCGCACCGAGCGGCACGGGGGTCGGACCGGTCAGGCGCGTACGGTCCAGGTAGGTACCGTTCGTCGACCCGAGGTCTTCGACCACCCAGCTGCCGTCGGGCGCAGGGTAGATGCGGGCGTGCCGACTCGACGCGTAGTCGTCGTCCAACACGATGGTCGAGTCGTGCGCCCGGCCGATGGTGATCTGCTGATCCGTCAGATTTATCGTCGTGCCGGTCAGCGAGCCTTCGGTGATCACCAGTTTGCTCGGGCTGTTGTTGCGTTGGCCGCGGCGGGGCCGGGCCTGCTGCCGCTGCGGAGGCGGGGCCGGCTGCGCCTGCGGAGGCGGAGTGGCACCTCCTCCGGCTGCGGCCGGCGCGGCGGTTCTGCGCCGCGTGGGTCGTTGGGTCACGCGTGTGCCGAAGAGGTCGCTACGGATCACCTGTACGGCGACGATCACGAACAACCACAGCACAGCGAGGAAACCCAACCGCATAACGGTGAGGGTCAGCTCAGACATGCGCCCGTTGTCACCCCTCGGCTTGGCGGAACACGACAGTGGTGCTGCCGAGCACGATGCGCGATCCGTCCCGCAGGCCGGCACGTTGGCAGTGCTGGCCGTCGACGACGATCCCATTGGTCGAACCGAGGTCCGTGATCGACGCCGGGGCGCCTACGCGGATCTCGGCGTGGTGCCGCGAAACGCTCGGATCGTCGACGCGAACTTCCACATCGGTGCTGCGGCCCAACTTCACGACCGGGGCGGTGAGCTCGTGACGCACCCCGTTGACCTCCAGCCAGGTACGCAGCCGCGGTGCCGG includes these proteins:
- a CDS encoding PP2C family protein-serine/threonine phosphatase, whose protein sequence is MSLSLRFAAGSHKGMIREGNEDSGYAGPRLLAVADGMGGQAAGEVASSEVLSTIVELDEDVPGADLLDALRSAVDRANDRLRVMVDDDPQLEGMGTTLTALLWTGSRLGLAHIGDSRAYLLRDGALEQITQDHTWVQRLVDEGRITEEEADHHPQRSLLMRALDGRGHVEPDLSVREARPGDRYLICSDGLSGVVSRETMETTLLTYGNPNDAVQELIQLALRGGGPDNITCIVADVVDPSDQPSDSPIVVGAVAAVVDDTTTLPTTPASRARELTAGEYETEALVSEPGSRRKPKPKSTLRKTLPVWGGVAVLVAALGGAYYWTQTQYFVADKGDHVAIYRGIDSKILGLNLASTYQSYDDLKLSLLGQTNRDAVNSTLDASSLSEARHTIDRLKRQADVCRRSYAAQDMRKNETPGNPGAQPAGSVDAFPQQVQGLPAALQTNLPAAKHTSTTASRSGRSSTAPPTEPGGRGKGGTTMSPSAPPSSAPPSTTPPAATPEAPGAGLSAEEAELAKQCYPRPAGTAGTN
- a CDS encoding FHA domain-containing protein FhaB/FipA; its protein translation is MSELTLTVMRLGFLAVLWLFVIVAVQVIRSDLFGTRVTQRPTRRRTAAPAAAGGGATPPPQAQPAPPPQRQQARPRRGQRNNSPSKLVITEGSLTGTTINLTDQQITIGRAHDSTIVLDDDYASSRHARIYPAPDGSWVVEDLGSTNGTYLDRTRLTGPTPVPLGAPIRIGKTVIELRR